In Bacteroides cellulosilyticus, the genomic stretch TTCAATGCCAACGTTAGCCTTAAACTTTTCAATATACTCTTTGCCCCATACATCTGCTCTATCATCTGTTTTAACGATATGTGAAGGTATAGAGGTAGCTACACCTGTAATTTTAATATTACTAAATTTGAAATAAGGCATAAATTATTATTTTATAGTTTACATCCTCCATCGATGAACAAAGAAATGCCTGTTATCCATGACGCAGCATCCGAAAGCAGATAAACAGCTCCATAAGCTACTTCCTCTGGTTTGCCATACCTCTTAAGAGCATATTCTGCCGCATTCTTCTGCATATCTTCTTCTGAATAAGAACCACCATAAATAAGAGGTGTTTCAACCATGCCGGGACAGATAGAATTAACACGAATACGTGGAGCCAATTCTTTGGCACAAGAGATCATCATCGAGTTAAGCGCAGCTTTGGATGCCCCATAGATTGAGTTTCCCGCAGGAAAACCTTTAATTCCTCCAATAGAAGCTATAATAACAACAGAGCAATTCTTATTCACTTTCTTTGACTTAACAAGTTGACGGAGTAACTCAACAGGAGAAAATAAATTTGTGGTAAACATGTCTTGAAACTGTTCTGGTGTTGCAAATTTGAAAGGAACTGTTTTCATCTGTCCTGCACACAAGACAAGGCCATCATAAATAGCACTACCCAAAACCAATTTCTTTATGACATTGGCATCATTAAGATCACCCACATAAGTGTCGTGGTTTTCACCTGTCAATAATGATAGAGTTTCATTGAGACGCTCTTCATTGCGACCACAGATAGTAAGCGTTGCTCCCATCTTAGAACATTCTATTGCAGTGGCTTTACCAATGCCGGAAGAAGCTCCTGTAACAAGGATATGCTTGCTTTCTAATGAAAATGGATTATACATATTATATCTCTACTAAATCTGATATTACAATATTATCGGTTTCAAAAGCCACAGTAGCCCAAGAAAGCCCTACACCAAAACCACAGCAAAGCAATTTTGCAGGCTGATTTTCAATCTTATTTTTAAGTTGCGTGACTATTGTCAGAGGTATGCTGGCAGAAGATGTGTTACCGAATGTAGGCATACTGATAGGAACTTTCTCAGGATTAAGCTTCAACTTCTTCTGAATCATAGCGTTCATCTTTAAATTTGCCTGATGGAAAACGAAATAGTCATAAGCCTGATAATCAAATTCAAATCTTTCAGCCAGTTTCTTGATTGATTTTGGAGCGGTAGAAATGCCAAAGCTGAACACATCCATACCTTTCATGCGGCACTGCAAACGTGTATATTCCTTACCATCAACAATTTCTTTCTTGAAAGAGTTTATAGATAAACCATTGCGAACTCCTCCATCAGGCATAATAATGGCATCATAGCCACTACCATCTGTTCCAAAATGGAAATTAAATG encodes the following:
- a CDS encoding SDR family NAD(P)-dependent oxidoreductase — protein: MYNPFSLESKHILVTGASSGIGKATAIECSKMGATLTICGRNEERLNETLSLLTGENHDTYVGDLNDANVIKKLVLGSAIYDGLVLCAGQMKTVPFKFATPEQFQDMFTTNLFSPVELLRQLVKSKKVNKNCSVVIIASIGGIKGFPAGNSIYGASKAALNSMMISCAKELAPRIRVNSICPGMVETPLIYGGSYSEEDMQKNAAEYALKRYGKPEEVAYGAVYLLSDAASWITGISLFIDGGCKL